From Styela clava chromosome 6, kaStyClav1.hap1.2, whole genome shotgun sequence, one genomic window encodes:
- the LOC120330920 gene encoding protein max-like has product MNDVDIDVESEDEDRESPAMGTSNKRAHHNALERKRRDHIKESFNGLRDSVPSLEGEKSSRAQILNKATDYIQLMKRKNVTHQQDIDDLKRQNRLLEQQIRELENSSRQFEQNGDTSELDSDESAQQQSS; this is encoded by the exons ATGAATGATGTGGATATTGATGTTGAAAGTGAG GATGAAGATCGTGAAAGTCCAGCTATGGGAACT TCCAACAAAAGAGCTCATCATAATGCTTTAGAAAGAAAAAGAAGAGATCATATAAAAGAAAGTTTTAATGGACTTCGTGATTCTGTACCATCATTAGAGGGTGAAAAG TCATCAAGAgcacaaattttaaataaagcCACAGACTATATTCAACTCATGAAAAGGAAAAATGTAACTCATCAACAAGATATAGATGATTTAAAGCGGCAAAACAGGCTATTAGAGCAACAAA TTCGAGAACTTGAAAACTCAAGTAGACAATTTGAACAAAATGGAGACACAAGTGAATTAGATTCTGATGAAAGTGCTCAACAACAATCATCATGA